Proteins encoded within one genomic window of Haloferax volcanii DS2:
- a CDS encoding DUF7344 domain-containing protein has product MTTLSKDELFRILSNSRRRQILHFLHRAGEAISLKELAAMVAARENGTAIEDVTDEERQRVYISLYQTHLPKLESAGLVDYDEEERSVELVPNVAKRGFFWMQSGVSESWSRYYALLGALSWALILGLWAGLPGFALVSWSAVAVFVSAALLVLVLAHYLSERNGGTSADAFEALVE; this is encoded by the coding sequence ATGACAACACTATCAAAAGACGAGCTATTCCGCATCCTCAGCAACTCCCGGCGGAGGCAGATTCTCCACTTCCTCCATCGGGCGGGCGAGGCGATTTCGCTGAAGGAACTCGCAGCGATGGTCGCTGCTCGGGAGAACGGAACGGCGATCGAAGACGTGACCGACGAAGAGCGACAGCGCGTGTATATCTCGCTGTACCAGACGCATCTCCCGAAACTCGAGAGCGCCGGTCTGGTCGATTACGACGAGGAGGAGCGCTCTGTCGAACTCGTTCCGAACGTCGCCAAGCGGGGGTTCTTCTGGATGCAGTCCGGCGTGAGCGAGTCGTGGAGTCGGTACTACGCGCTGCTCGGCGCGCTCAGTTGGGCGCTCATTCTCGGTCTGTGGGCGGGGCTCCCCGGATTCGCGCTCGTCTCGTGGAGCGCCGTCGCGGTGTTCGTCTCCGCGGCGCTCCTCGTGTTGGTGCTCGCGCACTATCTCTCGGAACGGAACGGGGGAACTTCGGCCGACGCCTTCGAGGCGCTCGTGGAATAA
- a CDS encoding DICT sensory domain-containing protein, whose product MSLSELISGVAASERTLTVFNPTPGVVGRLAEHFADRNVSVVSASSDEGPSNYAVLGTGDEFHTAVSVDDLLAHPEDVEPGFERDSYAPILDHLDETLFTSYDRQQMLNATREIEDRAWRVGAGELHSGFQSGGNLRPQLETYRRLGGRDDLSVHAYIYPNGEVPQADQFQLHLARSDEIRRSWFVAYDGNGVGDYKCALVAEETEPGFGFTGFWTYDPPTVDYIVNHLVSSYSIIESDGSGDDADDGYQLTA is encoded by the coding sequence ATGTCTCTCAGCGAACTCATCTCCGGCGTCGCCGCCTCGGAACGAACGCTGACGGTGTTCAATCCGACGCCAGGCGTCGTCGGGCGACTCGCCGAGCATTTCGCGGATCGAAACGTCTCGGTGGTGTCTGCGAGTTCCGACGAGGGTCCGTCGAACTACGCGGTGCTGGGTACCGGCGACGAGTTCCACACGGCCGTCTCGGTCGACGACCTCCTCGCGCACCCCGAGGACGTCGAACCGGGGTTCGAACGCGACTCGTACGCGCCGATTCTCGACCACCTCGACGAGACGCTGTTTACCTCCTACGACCGGCAGCAGATGCTCAACGCCACCCGCGAAATCGAGGACCGCGCGTGGCGCGTCGGCGCGGGCGAACTCCACTCGGGCTTCCAGTCGGGCGGGAACCTCCGCCCGCAACTCGAAACGTACCGCCGCCTCGGCGGCCGCGACGACCTCTCGGTCCACGCGTACATCTACCCGAACGGCGAGGTCCCGCAGGCCGACCAGTTCCAACTCCATCTCGCGCGCTCCGACGAAATTCGGCGCTCCTGGTTCGTCGCCTACGACGGCAACGGCGTCGGAGACTACAAATGCGCGCTCGTCGCCGAGGAGACCGAACCGGGATTCGGCTTTACCGGCTTCTGGACGTACGACCCCCCGACGGTCGACTACATCGTCAACCACCTCGTCTCGTCGTACTCGATTATCGAATCCGATGGCTCTGGCGACGACGCGGACGACGGCTACCAGCTGACCGCTTGA
- a CDS encoding HalOD1 output domain-containing protein codes for MMAQTNDWKDSRVTYDESTGSYRVDRDSSELLSTNVVLSIAAIEGVRPTQLPPLARTIDPDALETVFGCSEDAILSFSYAGYRVTLDALGSIEVVPIGDSQPLQ; via the coding sequence ATGATGGCACAGACGAACGACTGGAAGGACTCGCGCGTGACGTACGACGAGTCGACCGGCTCATACCGGGTCGACCGCGATTCTTCCGAACTCCTCAGCACGAACGTTGTATTGAGTATTGCGGCAATCGAGGGCGTCCGCCCCACGCAGCTTCCGCCGCTCGCACGGACTATCGACCCCGACGCCCTCGAAACGGTGTTCGGCTGTTCCGAAGACGCGATTCTCTCGTTTTCTTACGCGGGCTACCGCGTGACGCTCGACGCGCTCGGTTCTATCGAAGTGGTCCCCATCGGCGACTCCCAGCCCCTCCAGTGA
- the glmM gene encoding phosphoglucosamine mutase, with product MFGTSGIRGPVGRTVTAELALRIGRAVGCDACTVVVGQDARLSGDVLADAVSAGVRECGANVVRLGVASTPTVARAVGWAGADAGIGITASHNPAADNGLKLWTPSGRAFDKAQTRDIVHRLNRDEVSLAAWDEHGEERAWPEAATRHVSHLVSSFDDLDDVSVAFDLGNGTGRVSVDALYELGATVNTIDAQQDGRFPARKSEPNAETLTALRRTVPALGADVGLAHDGDADRLVAVDETGTYVPGDALLALFARDAVSPGDAVAVPVDTSLLVQDVVEAAGGRVTYTPVGDVHVAEAVAEPGYVFGGEPSGAWIWPDETLAPDGHYAALTLADLVARGAPLSEQVADLGGAGYATRRASLSFDDKHQAVDRIARDIHATYDEVDTIDGIRVDTDDGWFLVRASGTEPLVRITAEARDEDDADRLFEDVRSLVEGARIVA from the coding sequence ATGTTCGGAACGAGTGGAATCAGAGGTCCGGTTGGCCGAACCGTGACCGCCGAACTCGCCCTTCGAATCGGCCGCGCGGTCGGCTGCGACGCCTGCACCGTCGTCGTCGGCCAGGACGCTCGGCTCAGCGGCGATGTCCTCGCTGACGCCGTGAGCGCCGGGGTCCGCGAGTGCGGCGCGAACGTGGTCCGACTCGGCGTCGCCTCGACTCCGACGGTCGCCCGCGCGGTCGGCTGGGCCGGCGCGGACGCCGGCATCGGAATCACCGCGTCCCACAACCCCGCCGCCGACAACGGCCTGAAGCTCTGGACGCCCAGCGGCCGCGCCTTCGACAAGGCCCAGACGCGCGATATCGTCCACCGGCTCAACCGCGACGAGGTGTCGCTCGCCGCGTGGGACGAACACGGCGAAGAGCGCGCGTGGCCCGAGGCCGCGACCCGCCACGTGAGCCACCTCGTCTCGTCGTTCGACGACCTCGACGACGTGTCCGTCGCGTTCGACCTCGGCAACGGCACGGGCCGCGTCTCGGTCGACGCGCTCTACGAACTCGGCGCGACGGTCAACACCATCGACGCCCAGCAGGACGGTCGGTTCCCCGCCCGAAAGAGCGAGCCGAACGCCGAGACGCTCACGGCGCTCCGCCGAACCGTCCCCGCGCTCGGCGCGGATGTTGGCCTCGCCCACGACGGCGACGCCGACCGACTCGTCGCGGTCGACGAGACCGGCACGTACGTCCCCGGCGACGCGCTGCTCGCGCTGTTCGCGCGGGACGCCGTTTCTCCGGGCGACGCCGTCGCCGTCCCCGTCGATACGAGCCTCCTCGTGCAGGACGTGGTCGAGGCCGCCGGCGGGCGCGTCACCTACACCCCGGTCGGTGACGTCCACGTCGCCGAGGCGGTCGCCGAACCCGGCTACGTCTTCGGCGGCGAGCCCTCCGGCGCGTGGATTTGGCCCGACGAGACGCTCGCCCCCGACGGCCACTACGCGGCGCTCACACTCGCTGACCTCGTGGCCCGGGGCGCGCCGCTGTCCGAACAGGTCGCCGACCTCGGCGGCGCGGGGTACGCCACCCGTCGCGCGAGCCTCTCGTTCGACGACAAACACCAGGCGGTGGACCGCATCGCCCGCGACATCCACGCGACCTACGACGAGGTCGACACCATCGACGGCATCCGCGTCGACACCGACGACGGCTGGTTCCTCGTCCGCGCCAGCGGGACCGAACCGCTGGTCCGCATCACGGCGGAGGCCCGCGACGAGGACGACGCCGACCGCCTGTTCGAGGACGTTCGCTCGCTCGTCGAGGGCGCGCGCATCGTCGCCTGA
- a CDS encoding response regulator, whose translation MDVIEGELSAIRVLYVDDDEGLLALTKRFLESADDGIEVETTDSPRRARRLLESESFDAVVSDYQMPEMSGLELLLELRDGRDSGIPFVIFTGRSREEVAIEALNLGADSYLQKGGDPTAQYGVLRQTLVRITEHRRAERRLREREAYLRVTLDSIAEGVVATDADGTVVQLNRTAEEITGYDAEAAVGEQLSDVLHLVDGATGERIDPVRRVSDADGAVELAAGTKLVTSDGDERYIEDSMSPIRTDDGPVEGVVAVFRDVTEAYRERERRERQQRALIDLATDETVIAGSFEDALPRITETMATVLDVERASVWLFDDAETLRCVDQYDRSSGEHNAGTTLTASNYPSYFAALETNRSLGVDDVRTDPATAELRGGYLEQRGITSLLDATVRSGGEVVGVVCHEHVGEPRRWRSDERRFAAEVADNVVIALMRATDVDALPTSADEDGTDETRPGRDEG comes from the coding sequence ATGGACGTAATCGAGGGGGAGTTGTCGGCGATACGCGTGCTCTACGTCGATGACGACGAGGGGCTGTTGGCGCTGACGAAGCGGTTTCTCGAATCGGCGGACGACGGTATCGAGGTCGAGACGACCGACTCGCCGCGGCGGGCGCGGCGACTCCTTGAATCGGAGTCGTTCGACGCGGTCGTCTCCGACTATCAGATGCCCGAGATGTCTGGACTCGAACTGCTGTTGGAGCTCCGCGACGGGCGCGACTCCGGCATTCCCTTCGTCATCTTCACCGGACGGAGCCGCGAGGAGGTCGCCATCGAGGCGCTGAACCTCGGGGCGGACAGCTACCTCCAGAAGGGCGGCGACCCGACGGCGCAGTACGGCGTCCTCCGGCAGACGCTCGTCCGCATCACGGAACACCGGCGCGCGGAACGGCGACTCCGCGAGCGCGAGGCGTATCTCCGCGTCACCCTCGACTCCATCGCCGAGGGCGTCGTCGCCACCGACGCCGACGGGACGGTCGTCCAACTGAACCGGACCGCCGAGGAGATAACCGGCTACGACGCCGAGGCCGCCGTCGGCGAGCAGCTTTCGGACGTGCTCCACCTCGTCGACGGCGCGACCGGCGAGCGCATCGACCCGGTGCGACGCGTCTCCGACGCGGACGGGGCGGTCGAACTCGCCGCGGGAACGAAACTCGTGACGAGCGACGGCGACGAGCGCTACATCGAAGACAGCATGTCGCCCATCAGGACCGACGACGGGCCGGTCGAGGGCGTCGTCGCCGTGTTCCGCGACGTGACCGAGGCCTACCGCGAGCGGGAGCGACGGGAGCGCCAACAGCGGGCGCTCATCGACCTCGCGACCGACGAGACGGTCATCGCGGGCTCGTTCGAGGACGCGCTGCCGCGAATCACCGAGACGATGGCGACGGTGTTGGACGTCGAGCGCGCGAGCGTCTGGCTGTTCGACGACGCCGAGACGCTCCGCTGTGTCGACCAGTACGACCGGTCGTCGGGCGAGCACAACGCCGGGACGACGCTGACAGCCTCGAACTACCCGTCGTACTTCGCGGCGCTGGAGACGAATCGGTCGCTCGGCGTCGACGACGTTCGGACCGACCCCGCGACCGCAGAGCTTCGGGGCGGCTACCTCGAACAGAGGGGCATCACGTCGCTGCTCGACGCGACGGTCAGGTCGGGCGGCGAAGTCGTCGGCGTCGTCTGTCACGAACACGTCGGCGAGCCGCGACGGTGGCGGAGCGACGAGCGGCGGTTCGCCGCTGAGGTCGCTGACAACGTGGTCATCGCGCTCATGCGAGCGACCGACGTCGACGCGCTCCCGACGAGCGCCGACGAGGACGGCACAGACGAGACGCGACCGGGACGAGACGAGGGCTGA
- a CDS encoding Rrf2 family transcriptional regulator produces MSNSSRFVVATHVLTNLAVRSDERLSSDRLAWSVNTNPVVIRQLLCSLREADLVDSKRGPTGGFTLAHEPDAITLRDIYEAVEDAEPFCFHTNEPNDECTVGEHIQPVLGELLEPAIQAMLDELDSVTVADVHAEIVETADGDPLEA; encoded by the coding sequence ATGTCGAACAGCAGCCGATTCGTCGTCGCGACGCACGTGCTGACTAACTTGGCGGTGCGGAGCGACGAGCGGCTGTCTTCCGACCGTCTCGCGTGGAGCGTCAACACGAATCCGGTGGTCATCCGGCAGCTCCTGTGTTCGCTTCGGGAGGCGGACCTCGTCGATTCCAAGCGCGGCCCGACCGGCGGCTTCACGCTGGCCCACGAGCCGGACGCCATCACGCTTCGCGACATCTACGAGGCGGTGGAGGACGCCGAGCCGTTCTGTTTCCACACGAACGAACCGAACGACGAGTGCACCGTCGGCGAACACATCCAGCCGGTGCTCGGCGAACTGCTCGAACCGGCGATTCAGGCGATGCTCGACGAACTCGACTCGGTCACCGTCGCGGACGTCCACGCGGAAATCGTCGAGACGGCGGACGGCGACCCGCTCGAAGCGTAG
- a CDS encoding nitrous oxide reductase accessory protein NosL, which translates to MHHDSPPRDGSTGSLTRRAATKAVSLGALAALAGCLGGGSNAGPTPEPVDLSGGKEDDQGGMVIGLHAGPNGQIFYRDNAPEGHDNPAWFHTLSMGLFPYYFEHRERGWEATAVYVTDYSTVDYELSTEGGDTFISTPTGADTFGDATEMTYVVESEVLGGMGKDLIPFSSESDADGFVAEHGGKTVVFDDVTPEWLRGYMRS; encoded by the coding sequence ATGCATCACGACTCTCCGCCGCGCGACGGTTCGACGGGTTCGCTCACGCGCCGCGCCGCGACGAAAGCCGTCTCTCTCGGCGCGCTCGCGGCCCTCGCGGGCTGTCTCGGCGGCGGTTCGAACGCGGGGCCGACGCCCGAACCGGTCGACCTCTCGGGCGGGAAGGAAGACGACCAAGGCGGGATGGTCATCGGCCTCCACGCCGGCCCGAACGGACAGATTTTCTACCGCGACAATGCGCCCGAGGGCCACGACAACCCGGCGTGGTTCCACACCCTCAGCATGGGGCTGTTCCCGTACTACTTCGAACACCGGGAGCGGGGTTGGGAGGCGACGGCGGTGTACGTCACGGACTACTCGACGGTCGACTACGAACTCTCGACCGAGGGCGGCGACACGTTCATCTCGACGCCCACCGGCGCGGATACGTTCGGTGACGCCACCGAGATGACCTACGTCGTCGAAAGCGAGGTGCTCGGAGGAATGGGTAAAGACCTGATTCCCTTTTCGTCGGAGTCCGACGCCGACGGGTTCGTCGCCGAACACGGCGGGAAGACCGTGGTCTTCGACGACGTGACGCCCGAGTGGCTCCGCGGCTACATGCGGTCGTAG
- a CDS encoding winged helix-turn-helix transcriptional regulator, with amino-acid sequence MATDMTLDDAPCPIIDSLKQIGSQWRLIVLHDLQDGEKRFNELKRSTGASSRTLSRVLDDLQEHGFVDRRMEEDAPVATYYSLTDKGVSLCPVFDEIQEWATEWLDAEREESAEGETVQSTA; translated from the coding sequence ATGGCCACGGATATGACCCTCGACGACGCCCCCTGCCCCATCATCGACTCGCTGAAACAAATCGGGTCGCAGTGGCGTCTCATCGTCCTCCACGACCTCCAAGACGGTGAAAAGCGGTTCAACGAGCTGAAGCGTTCGACCGGCGCGAGCTCGCGGACGCTCTCTCGCGTCCTCGACGACTTGCAGGAACACGGCTTCGTTGACCGCCGGATGGAAGAGGACGCGCCGGTGGCGACGTACTACTCGCTGACCGACAAGGGCGTCTCGCTGTGCCCGGTGTTCGACGAGATACAGGAGTGGGCCACCGAGTGGCTCGACGCCGAGCGCGAGGAGTCGGCCGAGGGTGAGACGGTGCAGTCGACGGCCTGA
- the glmS gene encoding glutamine--fructose-6-phosphate transaminase (isomerizing), producing MCGITACIGADNSVDSLVDGLQRLEYRGYDSAGIAVKNGSGISLTKRVGEVSELVAAVEQNPIAGDYGIGHTRWATHGGVTDGNAHPHTDESGGIAVVHNGIISNFQSLRSDLEARGHVFSSETDTEVIPHLIEENLRDGATPEEAFRAAVGSLSGSYAIAAIIGDEEAIFATRSGSPLVLGVGDGEYYLASDVPAFIQHTARVVYLHDGDFVVTRSGGYEITDSAGRAVDRPVEHVEWDPETATKGGYEHYMYKEIHEQPGALRRTTQSRLNTHAGGVELEEFPPESFADVKQVHLLAMGTSHHAGMYAASLLNSRGIPAYAFMAGEYSVIKPPVTPDTLVVAVSQSGETADTLDAVRRARAAGARTLAVTNVVGSSITRECDDELLIRAGPEIGVAATKTFSSQVTALTLLTERIVEDVTGAKSPEARDLMEALSRLPGDVQEVLDTSMAREIAIEYEGSDAYFFIGRGAAHPVALEGALKFKEISYEHAEGFAASELKHGPLALVTPLSPVFAIFTGHEDEATLSNVKEVQARGAPVIAITSDRSGEVTEFADHVLRIPDTHPDIAGVLANVQLQLVAYHAADLLERPIDKPRNLAKCVTVE from the coding sequence ATGTGCGGAATCACCGCCTGCATCGGCGCGGACAACTCCGTGGACTCGCTCGTCGACGGGCTCCAGCGGCTGGAGTACCGCGGCTACGACTCGGCCGGCATCGCCGTGAAAAACGGCTCGGGCATCTCGCTGACGAAACGCGTCGGCGAGGTCTCCGAGCTCGTCGCGGCCGTCGAGCAGAACCCAATCGCCGGCGACTACGGCATCGGCCACACCCGCTGGGCGACCCACGGTGGCGTCACCGACGGCAACGCTCACCCGCACACCGACGAGTCGGGCGGTATCGCCGTCGTCCACAACGGTATCATCTCGAACTTCCAATCGCTCCGGAGCGACCTCGAAGCCCGCGGCCACGTCTTCAGCAGCGAGACCGACACCGAGGTCATCCCGCACCTCATCGAGGAGAACCTCCGCGACGGCGCGACTCCCGAGGAGGCGTTCCGTGCCGCGGTCGGCAGCCTCTCGGGTAGCTACGCCATCGCGGCCATCATCGGCGACGAGGAGGCCATCTTCGCGACTCGCTCGGGGTCGCCGCTCGTCCTCGGCGTCGGCGACGGCGAGTACTACCTCGCCAGCGACGTGCCCGCGTTCATCCAGCACACGGCGCGCGTCGTCTACCTCCACGACGGCGACTTCGTCGTCACTCGCTCGGGCGGCTACGAAATCACGGACTCGGCCGGCCGCGCGGTCGACCGCCCCGTCGAACACGTCGAGTGGGACCCCGAGACGGCGACGAAGGGCGGTTACGAGCACTACATGTACAAGGAGATTCACGAGCAGCCCGGCGCGCTCCGGCGGACCACCCAGAGCCGGCTGAACACCCACGCCGGCGGCGTCGAACTCGAGGAGTTCCCGCCGGAGTCGTTCGCCGACGTGAAGCAGGTCCACCTCCTCGCGATGGGCACCTCGCACCACGCCGGAATGTACGCGGCGTCGCTCCTCAACTCCCGCGGCATCCCCGCGTACGCGTTCATGGCGGGCGAGTACTCGGTCATCAAGCCGCCGGTGACGCCCGACACGCTCGTCGTCGCGGTCAGCCAGTCCGGTGAGACCGCCGATACCCTCGACGCCGTGCGCCGCGCCCGCGCCGCCGGCGCGCGGACCCTCGCGGTCACGAACGTCGTCGGCTCGTCGATAACCCGCGAGTGCGACGACGAACTGCTCATCCGCGCGGGTCCCGAAATCGGCGTCGCGGCCACCAAGACGTTCTCGTCGCAGGTGACGGCGCTGACGCTCCTCACCGAGCGCATCGTCGAGGACGTGACCGGCGCGAAGTCGCCCGAAGCGCGCGACCTGATGGAGGCGCTGTCGCGGCTCCCCGGGGACGTACAGGAGGTGCTCGACACCTCGATGGCCCGCGAAATCGCCATCGAGTACGAGGGCAGCGACGCGTACTTCTTCATCGGCCGCGGGGCCGCCCACCCCGTCGCCCTCGAAGGCGCGCTGAAGTTCAAGGAGATATCCTACGAACACGCCGAGGGGTTCGCCGCCTCCGAACTCAAACACGGCCCGCTGGCGCTCGTCACGCCGCTGTCGCCGGTGTTCGCTATCTTCACGGGCCACGAGGACGAGGCGACGCTGAGCAACGTCAAGGAGGTCCAGGCCCGCGGCGCGCCCGTCATCGCCATCACGAGCGACCGGTCGGGCGAGGTGACCGAGTTCGCCGACCACGTGCTCCGGATTCCGGACACGCACCCCGACATCGCCGGCGTCCTCGCCAACGTCCAACTCCAACTCGTCGCGTACCACGCGGCTGACCTGCTCGAACGGCCCATCGACAAGCCGCGTAACCTCGCCAAGTGCGTCACCGTCGAGTGA
- a CDS encoding DUF7344 domain-containing protein, which produces MVTDSLQADTDVVDQTANERLAETTGGSHAAAAQQQQPEIEALSKDIVFEILKNQRRRDALRYLKENDGEAKLGDMAEFIAAKENGIEIKALSSSQRKRVYIGLYQCHLPKMDSAGIVDFEKNRGDITLLDTAKQLDQYLDGDIVSTDADDEQSASLAASPKRNLAIAAGVAATVSGGLLGVPGLEQVPAAGWAVLSTATLMAVTAMESYKDRLDL; this is translated from the coding sequence ATGGTTACCGATTCACTGCAAGCCGACACCGACGTTGTTGACCAGACGGCGAACGAACGACTCGCGGAGACGACTGGTGGGTCTCACGCGGCCGCAGCACAGCAGCAACAACCCGAAATCGAAGCGCTCTCGAAGGATATCGTCTTCGAGATTCTGAAGAACCAGCGCCGGCGCGACGCGCTCCGGTACCTCAAGGAAAACGACGGCGAAGCGAAGCTCGGCGACATGGCCGAGTTCATCGCCGCGAAGGAAAACGGCATCGAGATAAAGGCGCTGTCGTCGAGCCAACGCAAGCGCGTGTACATCGGTCTGTACCAGTGTCACCTGCCGAAGATGGACTCGGCGGGCATCGTCGACTTCGAGAAGAACCGCGGTGACATCACGCTTCTCGACACCGCGAAACAGCTCGACCAGTACCTCGACGGCGACATCGTCAGCACCGACGCCGACGACGAGCAGTCGGCGTCGCTCGCCGCGTCGCCCAAGCGGAACCTCGCTATCGCCGCCGGCGTGGCCGCGACCGTCTCCGGCGGACTGCTCGGCGTCCCCGGACTCGAACAGGTCCCGGCCGCCGGCTGGGCCGTGTTGAGCACCGCGACGCTCATGGCCGTCACCGCGATGGAGTCGTACAAGGACCGCCTCGACCTCTGA
- a CDS encoding PadR family transcriptional regulator, with amino-acid sequence MFELTGFQRDLLYVIAGAERPSGQEIKEMISKDVGEVNHGRLYPNLDALVEQGYVNKGQHDRRTNFYEMSEKGRESIVQRRDWENRRVGFLG; translated from the coding sequence ATGTTCGAACTGACTGGCTTCCAGCGCGACCTGCTGTACGTGATCGCCGGCGCAGAGCGCCCGTCCGGGCAGGAGATTAAAGAGATGATCAGCAAGGACGTCGGGGAGGTGAATCACGGTCGGCTCTACCCGAACCTCGACGCCCTCGTCGAACAGGGGTACGTCAACAAGGGACAACACGACCGTCGGACGAACTTCTACGAGATGTCCGAGAAAGGACGCGAGTCCATCGTCCAACGCCGAGACTGGGAAAACCGACGCGTCGGGTTCCTCGGATAG
- a CDS encoding sugar phosphate nucleotidyltransferase, which yields MNGRLTEAVVLAAGEGRRLRPLTTFQPKPMLPVANRPVVEYVLDALFESGIERVVVVVGHRADRIQSHLSATYPDADIEFVHQDTRLGSGHALLLAEELVTGPFVVCNGDNVVDADIVLKALERFSTTDSVATIAVAESDTPEEYGVVVEDNGRIADIDEHAVDSEGYLVNAGVYVFDDAVFEALRRTPPHDGETRLPDVIHYLDGHVTSVLVNGGWLDPSHPWGLLSVTETLLARRHDDAVAASARVHERALLGDHVVVGDDCDVGPGAVVSGGSCLQNNVSVGANSVIERSILSTDARVGAGVVLRDSVVGPGATVGDGVVSPGGRADVILEGRLYTDRRLGSIIGDRAEVGANVTLTAGSRVGAEAVVGPGTVLHGDVRERVEVTH from the coding sequence ATGAACGGCCGTCTCACCGAGGCGGTCGTCCTCGCGGCCGGCGAGGGGCGGCGGCTCCGTCCGCTCACCACCTTCCAGCCGAAGCCGATGCTCCCGGTCGCAAACCGGCCGGTCGTCGAGTACGTCCTCGACGCGCTGTTCGAGTCGGGCATCGAGCGCGTCGTCGTCGTCGTCGGCCACCGCGCCGACCGCATCCAGTCGCACCTCTCTGCGACGTACCCCGACGCGGACATCGAGTTCGTCCACCAGGACACCCGGCTCGGAAGCGGGCATGCGCTCCTCCTCGCCGAGGAGCTCGTCACCGGCCCGTTCGTCGTCTGCAACGGCGACAACGTCGTCGACGCCGACATCGTCTTGAAGGCGCTCGAACGCTTCTCGACGACCGACTCGGTGGCGACCATCGCGGTCGCCGAGTCCGACACGCCCGAGGAGTACGGCGTCGTCGTCGAGGACAACGGTCGCATCGCTGACATCGACGAACACGCCGTCGACAGCGAGGGCTATCTCGTCAACGCGGGCGTCTACGTCTTCGACGACGCCGTCTTCGAGGCGCTCCGGCGCACCCCGCCGCACGACGGCGAGACGCGGCTTCCCGACGTGATTCACTACCTCGACGGGCACGTCACGTCCGTCCTCGTCAACGGCGGCTGGCTCGACCCCTCCCACCCGTGGGGGCTCCTCTCCGTGACCGAGACGCTCCTCGCGCGCAGACACGACGACGCGGTCGCCGCGTCGGCGCGGGTCCACGAGCGCGCGCTCCTCGGCGACCACGTCGTCGTCGGCGACGACTGCGACGTGGGGCCGGGCGCGGTCGTCAGCGGTGGCTCGTGCCTCCAGAACAACGTCTCCGTCGGCGCGAACAGCGTCATCGAGCGCTCCATTCTCTCGACCGACGCGCGGGTCGGCGCGGGCGTCGTCCTCCGCGACTCCGTCGTCGGCCCCGGCGCGACCGTCGGCGACGGCGTCGTCTCGCCCGGCGGCCGCGCCGATGTCATCCTCGAAGGCAGGCTCTACACCGACCGCCGTCTCGGCAGCATCATCGGCGACCGCGCCGAGGTCGGCGCGAACGTGACGCTCACGGCGGGCAGTCGCGTCGGCGCGGAGGCCGTCGTCGGCCCCGGAACGGTCTTACACGGTGACGTTCGCGAGCGTGTGGAGGTGACTCACTGA
- a CDS encoding helix-turn-helix domain-containing protein: protein MTRRDLVDDVLSASDEPPGPLTDESDAAAAADETDITPESSDDDLLDALGDDVSRSVLLACNRAPMTAEELAESCEVSESTIYRRLETLSSLGLVERTQRVDAPSKTCYETAVDGLSIHLGDGLRVEAGSSNYVVDAMRTLLAAIDVQQLAYDREQNSVDVRFRLVPTLLDSLVELYVRDTDSREK from the coding sequence ATGACCCGACGCGACCTCGTGGACGACGTTCTGTCGGCTTCTGACGAGCCTCCCGGCCCACTGACCGACGAGAGCGACGCCGCGGCGGCGGCCGACGAGACCGATATCACCCCGGAGTCGTCCGACGACGACCTCCTCGACGCGCTCGGAGACGACGTTTCCCGGAGCGTGCTGTTGGCGTGCAACCGCGCGCCGATGACCGCCGAGGAGCTGGCCGAGAGCTGCGAGGTCTCCGAATCGACAATCTACCGCCGGCTGGAGACGCTTTCGAGCCTCGGCTTGGTCGAACGGACTCAGCGAGTCGACGCGCCGAGCAAGACGTGTTACGAGACGGCCGTCGACGGCCTCTCGATTCACCTCGGCGACGGTCTCCGCGTCGAGGCGGGGTCGAGCAACTACGTCGTCGACGCGATGCGCACGCTTCTGGCCGCCATCGACGTCCAGCAGCTCGCGTACGACCGCGAGCAAAACAGCGTTGACGTTCGGTTTCGACTGGTTCCGACCCTGCTCGACTCGCTGGTCGAACTGTACGTCAGAGACACGGATTCGCGCGAGAAGTAG